Proteins encoded together in one Deinococcus irradiatisoli window:
- a CDS encoding sucrase ferredoxin gives MSAPARLPRLTLCADASRAAGEDPIGTAPHWQEVTVLELDVPLWAQVRDAATWTDEQRGVFERLRGKVESSGAGFGLLMSAPAQAGGPLRVRHYVQSAVPGAAFVRRDYASAWPQSEWARGLNDTLLEPHHLGSWQALGGPDPATPDLHVCTHGTVDAACGRYGVPVHAALLGAGQRAWRTGHFSGHRFAATAVDLPSGYLWAHLTPDLAVQVARRAVHPAEVAGHLRGFAGLPPQAQVLDRAMLIRHGWPWLEARRWAEVGEHGVTLHFDYGGESGVARAEVRPAAPLLLPGSSHKPDLGEIRQWTLGEVREVRTAP, from the coding sequence GTGAGCGCTCCGGCCCGCTTGCCCCGGCTGACGCTGTGTGCCGACGCTTCGCGGGCGGCCGGTGAGGACCCCATCGGCACCGCGCCGCACTGGCAGGAAGTCACGGTCCTCGAACTCGATGTGCCGCTGTGGGCGCAGGTGCGGGACGCGGCGACCTGGACGGATGAACAGCGCGGCGTCTTCGAGCGGCTGCGCGGCAAGGTGGAAAGCAGCGGCGCAGGATTCGGCCTGCTGATGAGCGCGCCAGCACAGGCCGGCGGGCCGTTGCGGGTACGCCATTACGTCCAGTCGGCGGTGCCGGGGGCCGCCTTCGTGCGCCGCGATTACGCCTCGGCGTGGCCGCAAAGCGAGTGGGCACGCGGCCTGAACGACACCCTGCTGGAGCCGCACCACCTCGGGAGCTGGCAGGCGCTCGGCGGGCCTGACCCCGCCACGCCGGACCTGCACGTCTGCACCCACGGCACGGTGGACGCGGCCTGCGGGCGCTACGGCGTGCCGGTTCACGCGGCGCTCCTCGGCGCGGGCCAGCGGGCCTGGCGCACCGGGCACTTCAGCGGCCACCGCTTCGCCGCCACCGCCGTGGACCTGCCGAGCGGATATTTGTGGGCACACCTGACGCCGGACCTGGCCGTTCAGGTGGCCCGGCGGGCGGTTCATCCCGCTGAAGTTGCAGGCCACCTGCGCGGGTTCGCCGGGCTGCCGCCGCAGGCGCAGGTGCTCGACCGGGCCATGCTGATCCGCCACGGCTGGCCCTGGCTCGAGGCCCGGCGCTGGGCCGAGGTCGGCGAACACGGCGTCACGCTTCACTTCGACTACGGCGGCGAATCAGGAGTGGCCCGCGCCGAAGTTCGTCCGGCCGCACCGCTGCTTTTGCCGGGGTCGAGTCACAAGCCCGACCTCGGCGAGATCCGCCAGTGGACGCTGGGGGAAGTCCGTGAAGTCCGGACCGCGCCGTGA
- a CDS encoding FecCD family ABC transporter permease, protein MGGAALALLLALLVSLALGASEIELGRVGEVLLFPDDSTESLVVHTLRLPRTLIAGLAGAGLAVSGALLQGVTRNPLADPGILGVEAGGALAVLVLVVFFPAAPAGVFVPAAFLGGGLAAAAAYGAARRVGLTPLRLALAGVAVASLLGAATRAVQILFESRAQGALFALSGSLAGRTWAQLWQVAPWLGLGLLGAWLLAPRVNVLALGEDVAGSLGAAAGRDRAATTALAVLLAAGSVSVVGPIGFVGLVGPHAARTLIGSDHRLSLPLAALLGAALLVLADVGARLINRPAETPVGLLVAAAGAPFFVLLARRLGRGSFS, encoded by the coding sequence TTGGGCGGGGCCGCTCTGGCTTTGTTGCTGGCGCTGCTGGTATCGCTGGCGCTGGGGGCCAGTGAAATCGAACTCGGACGGGTGGGCGAAGTCCTGCTGTTTCCCGACGACAGCACCGAGAGCCTGGTCGTTCACACGCTGCGGCTGCCGCGCACCCTGATCGCCGGGCTGGCCGGTGCCGGGCTGGCCGTTTCCGGCGCGCTGCTCCAGGGCGTGACCCGCAATCCGCTGGCCGATCCCGGCATCCTGGGCGTGGAGGCCGGCGGCGCCCTGGCGGTGCTGGTGCTGGTGGTGTTCTTTCCGGCCGCGCCTGCCGGCGTGTTCGTGCCGGCGGCGTTTCTGGGCGGGGGGCTGGCAGCGGCGGCGGCCTACGGCGCAGCCCGCCGCGTGGGCCTGACGCCCTTGCGGTTGGCGCTGGCCGGCGTGGCGGTGGCCTCGCTTCTGGGCGCGGCCACCCGCGCTGTGCAGATTCTGTTCGAGAGCCGCGCCCAGGGCGCGCTGTTTGCGCTGTCGGGTTCGCTGGCCGGGCGCACCTGGGCGCAGCTGTGGCAAGTCGCGCCCTGGCTGGGCCTGGGCCTGCTCGGCGCCTGGCTGCTGGCGCCGCGCGTCAACGTGCTGGCGCTGGGCGAGGACGTGGCCGGCAGCCTGGGCGCCGCGGCCGGCCGCGACCGCGCCGCGACCACCGCCCTGGCTGTGCTGCTGGCTGCCGGATCGGTGAGCGTGGTGGGGCCGATCGGGTTCGTGGGGCTGGTGGGGCCGCACGCCGCGCGCACCCTGATCGGCAGCGACCACCGCCTGAGCCTGCCGCTCGCCGCGCTGTTGGGCGCCGCGTTGCTGGTGCTGGCCGACGTGGGTGCCCGTTTGATCAACCGCCCCGCCGAGACGCCGGTGGGCCTGCTGGTCGCCGCCGCCGGCGCGCCCTTCTTCGTGCTGCTGGCCCGGCGTCTCGGGCGCGGCTCCTTTTCCTGA
- a CDS encoding ABC transporter substrate-binding protein, producing MNLRPLMLPLLFGAAAVQVAAAQTQTLTIQHDEGRTSVPGRPQRVVVLDEEALGWMFALGLGDRVVGLGSSYLTPGDLSGGKLKPGVLGSGFYARGALKNPSFVGSWTTPNFETITALKPDLIVRLTWEGNQNYDKLSRIAPTLGYQESGAGFWQKGLRDLARIFGKQVQAETVIKQAADVNRTNARKLLAAGVFKTYDKVVVLAPFSGNSIWAYSRVRLIDDLKALGFKDGLKVGAATLGVGAQVSEEALLNLSPKTLVVLFPPGGQYDGAEAFLKTAVGQRLKAQSVLYTPEAFSPYSGPLTSIRNSNEVTRLILDKLK from the coding sequence ATGAACCTTCGCCCGCTGATGCTTCCGCTGCTGTTCGGCGCCGCCGCTGTCCAGGTTGCCGCCGCCCAGACCCAGACCCTGACCATTCAGCACGACGAGGGCCGCACCAGCGTGCCGGGCCGCCCGCAGCGGGTGGTGGTGCTCGACGAGGAAGCGCTGGGCTGGATGTTCGCCCTGGGCCTGGGCGACCGGGTGGTGGGGCTGGGCAGCAGCTACCTGACGCCCGGCGACCTCAGCGGCGGCAAGCTCAAGCCGGGGGTGCTGGGCAGCGGCTTCTACGCCCGGGGCGCGCTGAAGAACCCCAGTTTCGTGGGCAGCTGGACCACGCCCAACTTCGAAACGATCACCGCCCTCAAACCGGACCTGATCGTGCGTCTGACCTGGGAAGGCAACCAGAACTACGACAAGCTCAGCCGCATCGCGCCCACCCTCGGCTACCAGGAAAGCGGCGCGGGCTTCTGGCAAAAGGGGCTGCGCGATCTGGCGCGTATTTTCGGCAAGCAGGTGCAGGCCGAGACCGTCATCAAGCAGGCGGCGGACGTGAACCGGACCAACGCCCGCAAGTTGCTGGCGGCGGGCGTCTTCAAGACCTACGACAAGGTGGTGGTGCTCGCGCCCTTCAGCGGCAACAGCATCTGGGCCTACAGCCGGGTGCGCCTCATCGACGATTTGAAAGCGCTGGGCTTCAAGGACGGCCTCAAGGTCGGTGCGGCCACGCTGGGCGTCGGGGCGCAGGTGAGCGAGGAAGCGCTGCTGAACCTGAGCCCCAAGACGCTGGTGGTGCTGTTTCCTCCCGGCGGCCAGTACGACGGCGCCGAGGCGTTTCTCAAGACGGCGGTGGGGCAGCGGCTCAAGGCCCAGAGCGTACTGTACACGCCCGAAGCCTTCAGTCCGTATTCTGGTCCGCTGACCTCAATTCGCAACAGCAACGAGGTCACCCGCTTGATTCTGGACAAGCTCAAGTGA
- a CDS encoding ABC transporter substrate-binding protein gives MTPKRTVLFLITAALLPSALALSVKHERGNLELSAPAKRVVALEYSFVDTLLALGVTPVGAALGNQGGDRGAPPYLRARTTRITTTGSRAQPSLEAIAALRPQLILSDAFVQQDVYPQLAKLAPTAAFQSRRGSLDDLNAQTLSIGQLVGREAAARQLLADQRALIAKARVFAKPKAPAFVAAVATPTSLTVHTNQSFVGSFLEALGRRNALGPKGDQTQYEVSLEGLVALNPQTLVLFTAPDETPITDSWKSSPLWQKLAAVQRGRVYVFDRDDWTRGRGPIALKLMVAQAIESRLLADAAPPAAFRNR, from the coding sequence ATGACACCCAAACGAACCGTTCTGTTCCTGATCACGGCGGCGCTGCTGCCCTCGGCGCTGGCCCTTTCCGTCAAGCACGAGCGCGGCAACCTGGAGCTGAGCGCTCCGGCCAAGCGGGTGGTGGCGCTGGAATACTCCTTCGTGGATACCCTGCTGGCGCTGGGCGTTACCCCGGTGGGCGCGGCGCTGGGCAACCAGGGCGGTGACCGGGGCGCGCCGCCGTACCTGCGCGCCCGCACCACCCGCATCACCACCACCGGCAGTCGCGCTCAGCCGAGTCTGGAGGCCATCGCCGCCCTGCGCCCGCAGCTGATTCTCTCGGACGCCTTCGTGCAGCAAGACGTCTATCCGCAGCTCGCCAAGCTGGCGCCCACGGCGGCCTTTCAAAGTCGGCGCGGCAGCCTGGACGACCTCAATGCCCAGACGCTTTCCATCGGGCAACTGGTGGGCCGCGAGGCCGCCGCGCGGCAACTGCTCGCCGATCAACGCGCGCTGATTGCCAAAGCCAGGGTGTTCGCCAAGCCGAAAGCGCCCGCCTTCGTGGCGGCGGTGGCCACCCCCACCTCGCTGACGGTGCATACCAACCAGAGCTTCGTGGGCAGCTTCCTGGAAGCGCTGGGGCGCCGGAACGCCCTAGGTCCCAAGGGCGACCAGACCCAGTACGAGGTGTCGCTGGAAGGGCTGGTGGCCCTCAACCCGCAGACGCTGGTGCTGTTTACCGCCCCGGACGAGACGCCGATCACCGACAGCTGGAAATCCAGTCCGCTGTGGCAGAAACTCGCTGCCGTGCAGCGCGGGCGGGTGTACGTTTTCGACCGCGACGACTGGACGCGGGGGCGCGGTCCCATCGCCCTCAAGCTGATGGTGGCCCAGGCCATCGAGAGCCGCCTGCTGGCCGACGCCGCGCCGCCCGCCGCCTTCAGGAACCGCTGA
- a CDS encoding nitroreductase family protein, translating to MSLPTRQQTPEQVRAFFDAHRTVRHYRDEPMPQEHLDTILYAAQRAPTDATAQLYSFVRLSGDVKAKVAQLTTNAHIASAAESFVVCSDTRRVRQLVEAAGYAAGQSPAIDVHFGLGDAVLAGQNMLTAAEMLGYQGCWIGGVMNGLDEIITLLQLPPGVLPFAALTIGLSAEDTPHRPRLPRELVVHENAYRDPTPGELQAATRQMNPIAARPGKPGDWARLLNAYFGVGGSMAQREPVLEAALKRQGLWAEGSPAAEPLS from the coding sequence ATGTCTTTGCCCACCCGTCAGCAAACCCCCGAACAGGTCCGCGCTTTTTTCGATGCCCACCGCACCGTGCGCCACTACCGCGACGAACCGATGCCACAGGAACACCTCGACACCATTCTGTACGCCGCCCAGCGCGCGCCCACCGACGCCACCGCCCAGTTGTACTCGTTCGTGCGCCTCAGCGGCGACGTGAAGGCCAAAGTGGCGCAGCTGACCACCAACGCCCACATCGCCTCGGCCGCCGAGAGCTTCGTGGTGTGTTCGGACACCCGCCGGGTGCGCCAGCTGGTCGAGGCCGCCGGGTACGCAGCGGGGCAGTCGCCGGCCATCGACGTGCATTTCGGCCTGGGCGACGCGGTGCTGGCCGGACAGAACATGCTCACCGCCGCCGAGATGCTCGGTTACCAGGGCTGCTGGATCGGCGGAGTGATGAACGGACTGGATGAGATCATCACGCTGCTTCAGCTGCCGCCGGGCGTGCTGCCGTTCGCAGCGCTCACCATCGGCCTGAGCGCCGAGGACACCCCGCACCGCCCCCGGTTGCCGCGCGAACTGGTGGTCCACGAAAACGCCTACCGCGACCCCACGCCGGGAGAACTCCAGGCCGCCACCCGGCAGATGAACCCCATCGCCGCCCGTCCTGGCAAACCCGGCGACTGGGCGCGGCTGCTCAACGCCTACTTCGGTGTGGGCGGCAGCATGGCGCAGCGCGAGCCGGTGCTGGAAGCGGCCCTGAAGCGCCAGGGCCTGTGGGCAGAGGGCAGCCCGGCGGCAGAACCACTATCCTGA